The Sinomonas sp. P10A9 genome includes a window with the following:
- a CDS encoding S9 family peptidase — MLPAHVDLIRSLSTPAVHPAADRCAVAVTRPDFRADSAVGQVWEVPLDGGEARLLTRGFRDTAPAYSPDGHVLAFLRAEPEGRPQLAVVDARGGEARLLTDAPLGVSQFAFSHDGALIAYTARVPEPGRYGSTEGVRPGAEDPRLIRDLNYRMNGVGYTGDQRTRLFVLEVPRLDAEPFVAARGRAAAAETAGAGKSESPAPETGLPESRELTDGTVDHAEPGFSADGAWIYTVSGFDPSAVDTLVRRAVRTPVGGGPSEALDLPSAAAASVLSVAEAADGSGVFVVASSLGDSGTDFIGRPSHLFWHTPHDGATVRLTPDGDDLGEAPGALRVASDGRALVLSRTRGSVQLLAFNAQGRREELTGAPLVVTGIGEAGGAVVLSAGDAEGPGELYRLAEGRGPVKITDLNAPLRSAGAPLAPREFTGTSADGSDVHGWVVLPAGEGPHPALLMIHGGPFAQYTGAWFDEAQVYAGAGYGVVMCNPRGAAGYGEDHARAIKGRMGTVDLEDVLGFLDSALAAFPLLDAGRLGILGGSYGGYLTAWTIAHDHRFKAAIVERGFLDPLSFVGSSDIGWFFPGEYTGWDPAAMERQSPMAHVGDVRTPTLVVHSEEDWRCPIEQAQRYYTALRLGGVDAELLVFPGENHEMSRSGTPHHRKARFEHILRWFGQYLR, encoded by the coding sequence ATGCTTCCCGCACACGTGGACCTCATCCGTTCCCTGTCTACCCCCGCCGTGCATCCCGCCGCGGACCGCTGCGCAGTAGCCGTGACGCGCCCTGACTTCCGAGCCGACAGTGCCGTTGGCCAGGTCTGGGAAGTGCCGCTCGACGGCGGCGAGGCCCGCCTGCTGACGCGCGGATTCCGGGACACCGCTCCGGCGTACTCGCCCGACGGCCATGTCCTCGCGTTCCTGCGGGCCGAGCCGGAGGGCCGGCCGCAGCTCGCGGTCGTCGATGCCCGCGGGGGCGAGGCTCGCCTCCTCACAGACGCCCCGCTCGGCGTCTCGCAGTTCGCCTTCTCGCACGACGGCGCGCTGATCGCCTACACCGCGCGCGTGCCCGAGCCCGGGCGGTACGGATCCACCGAGGGCGTCCGTCCCGGTGCCGAGGACCCCCGTCTCATCCGAGACCTGAACTACCGGATGAACGGTGTCGGGTACACGGGCGACCAGCGCACGCGGCTGTTCGTCCTCGAGGTGCCGCGGTTGGACGCCGAGCCGTTTGTGGCCGCGCGAGGGCGGGCCGCCGCGGCCGAGACCGCCGGCGCCGGGAAGTCCGAAAGTCCCGCGCCGGAGACAGGTCTGCCCGAGTCGCGCGAGCTCACGGACGGCACCGTGGACCACGCGGAACCGGGGTTCAGCGCCGACGGGGCCTGGATCTACACGGTCTCGGGCTTCGACCCCTCGGCGGTCGACACCCTGGTCCGGCGGGCCGTCCGCACCCCGGTGGGTGGAGGCCCGAGTGAGGCGCTGGATCTCCCATCCGCCGCGGCCGCCTCAGTGCTGTCGGTCGCCGAGGCGGCCGACGGCTCCGGCGTCTTCGTGGTCGCCTCCTCCCTCGGGGACTCGGGCACCGACTTCATCGGGCGGCCCTCGCACCTCTTCTGGCACACCCCGCACGACGGCGCGACGGTGCGGCTCACGCCCGACGGCGACGACCTGGGCGAGGCCCCGGGTGCCCTGCGCGTCGCGTCCGACGGCCGGGCGCTCGTCCTGAGCCGCACACGCGGTTCCGTGCAGCTGCTGGCCTTCAACGCCCAGGGACGCCGCGAGGAACTGACTGGGGCCCCGCTCGTGGTGACCGGCATCGGCGAGGCCGGGGGCGCCGTCGTGCTCTCAGCGGGCGACGCCGAGGGGCCGGGCGAGCTCTATCGGCTCGCCGAAGGCCGAGGCCCCGTGAAGATCACCGATCTCAACGCGCCGCTGCGCAGCGCCGGCGCCCCGCTCGCGCCCAGGGAGTTCACCGGCACGAGTGCCGACGGCAGCGACGTGCACGGCTGGGTGGTGCTGCCCGCAGGGGAGGGGCCGCATCCTGCGCTCCTCATGATCCACGGCGGACCCTTCGCCCAGTACACGGGCGCGTGGTTCGACGAGGCGCAGGTCTACGCGGGCGCCGGGTACGGCGTCGTCATGTGCAACCCGCGCGGCGCAGCAGGCTACGGCGAGGACCACGCCCGTGCCATCAAGGGCCGCATGGGCACCGTGGACCTCGAGGATGTGCTCGGCTTCCTCGACTCCGCGCTTGCCGCGTTCCCCCTGCTCGATGCAGGCCGGCTCGGGATCCTCGGCGGCTCGTACGGCGGATACCTCACGGCCTGGACGATCGCCCACGACCACCGGTTCAAGGCGGCGATTGTCGAGCGCGGGTTCCTGGATCCGCTCAGCTTCGTGGGCTCGAGCGATATCGGGTGGTTCTTCCCCGGCGAGTACACCGGCTGGGACCCCGCGGCGATGGAGAGGCAGAGCCCCATGGCGCACGTCGGCGACGTGCGCACGCCAACGCTCGTGGTCCACTCCGAGGAAGACTGGCGCTGCCCGATCGAGCAGGCGCAGCGGTACTACACGGCTCTCAGACTCGGTGGCGTCGACGCCGAACTGCTCGTCTTTCCGGGCGAGAACCATGAGATGTCCCGCTCCGGCACGCCGCACCATCGGAAGGCACGCTTCGAGCACATCCTCCGGTGGTTCGGGCAGTACCTCCGCTAG
- a CDS encoding SAM-dependent methyltransferase — translation MLTDALDLLICPHCGTDWDPEASGPRTLVCAEGHRYDAARQGYVSFLTGRGTGFTPDTAAMVAARDRFLTAGHYAPIAEALAEACGPLREDAALLDAGAGTGYYLAAVLGLRGTAAVGTAAVGAAAVGAAAVGSADARRRRAVALDLSPHALRRAARLPGVAAIVWDLWRPLPLAAASVDGVLDVFSPRNLPEFARVTRRGGLLCVVTPLPGHLAELRERLPLLSVPEGKAEALEHTASNDYEPVSRVPLEFPLALSPGAAADLVQMGPAGHHTDRGELERLVGGETLNATAAVELSVLRRR, via the coding sequence GTGCTCACCGACGCCCTGGACCTCCTGATCTGCCCCCACTGCGGCACCGACTGGGACCCTGAGGCGAGCGGGCCGCGGACGCTCGTGTGCGCCGAGGGGCACCGGTACGACGCCGCGCGGCAGGGCTACGTCAGCTTCCTCACGGGCCGCGGGACCGGGTTTACCCCCGATACCGCCGCGATGGTCGCGGCGCGGGATCGGTTCCTCACGGCTGGCCACTACGCGCCCATCGCGGAGGCCCTCGCCGAGGCATGCGGTCCGCTCCGCGAGGACGCCGCCCTCCTCGACGCGGGCGCGGGAACGGGCTACTACCTGGCCGCCGTGCTGGGCCTACGGGGCACGGCGGCGGTCGGTACCGCGGCAGTCGGGGCCGCGGCAGTCGGGGCCGCGGCAGTCGGCAGCGCGGACGCGCGACGGCGCCGCGCCGTTGCGCTCGACCTCTCGCCCCACGCGCTGCGCCGGGCCGCCAGGCTGCCGGGTGTCGCCGCCATCGTGTGGGATCTGTGGCGTCCCCTCCCGCTCGCGGCCGCAAGCGTAGACGGCGTTCTGGACGTCTTCTCTCCGCGGAACCTGCCTGAGTTCGCGCGGGTCACCAGACGTGGTGGGCTCCTGTGCGTGGTCACGCCGCTGCCCGGGCACCTCGCCGAGCTCCGAGAGAGGCTGCCTCTCCTCAGCGTCCCGGAGGGGAAGGCCGAGGCCCTCGAGCACACGGCGTCGAACGACTACGAGCCGGTCTCCCGGGTACCCCTCGAATTCCCCCTCGCCCTGTCCCCCGGCGCCGCGGCAGACCTCGTCCAGATGGGCCCGGCAGGCCACCACACGGACCGCGGGGAGCTCGAGCGGCTCGTCGGCGGCGAGACGCTCAATGCCACGGCCGCGGTCGAGCTCAGCGTTCTCCGACGACGCTGA
- a CDS encoding DMT family transporter — MTDPRRDHGLGVACVLGASVLWGTTGTASALAPAVTPLAIGAASMGFGGLLLAATAGRQIVRQRGSLVRSWPLVALGGVAVLVYALAFYTSMRLAGVAVGTAVSIAGAPIAAALLERMVDGRRLSARWVGGALLGIAGAAVLCLARGAVPGGAESGAAAPEQTVAGVALGAVAAASYALYSFTSHRIMRAGVTSRAAVGATFGVAAVGLLVVLALTGGAFLTSWTHIGVGAYLALVPMFLGYVLFGWGLSRVSASTATTVSLAEPVVAAVLAVLVVGERLPPAGWAGMALIVACLAVLTVPMPSWMRPRGRAPRDAATTGTADAAVAVVAPEG; from the coding sequence ATGACCGACCCTCGCCGCGACCACGGCCTCGGCGTCGCGTGCGTGCTGGGAGCCTCGGTGCTCTGGGGAACCACCGGAACCGCGTCCGCGCTCGCGCCCGCGGTGACTCCGCTCGCGATCGGTGCCGCGTCCATGGGCTTCGGCGGCCTCCTGCTGGCAGCCACGGCGGGCCGGCAGATCGTGCGGCAGCGCGGTTCGCTCGTGCGTTCTTGGCCGCTCGTCGCTCTCGGGGGCGTCGCGGTGCTCGTGTACGCGCTTGCCTTCTACACGTCCATGCGGCTCGCCGGAGTCGCCGTGGGCACCGCCGTGTCCATCGCCGGCGCGCCCATCGCAGCCGCTCTGCTCGAGCGCATGGTCGACGGGCGGCGGCTTTCGGCGCGCTGGGTCGGCGGCGCCCTCCTGGGCATCGCGGGCGCAGCCGTGCTCTGTCTAGCGCGCGGCGCGGTGCCGGGAGGAGCGGAGTCCGGAGCGGCCGCCCCTGAGCAGACTGTTGCCGGCGTGGCACTCGGGGCCGTGGCCGCCGCCTCCTACGCGCTCTACTCCTTCACGAGCCACCGGATCATGCGCGCCGGGGTGACGTCCCGCGCGGCGGTGGGGGCGACGTTCGGCGTCGCCGCCGTAGGACTCCTCGTGGTGCTCGCCCTGACCGGAGGCGCCTTCCTCACGTCATGGACCCATATCGGTGTGGGTGCCTACCTCGCCCTCGTCCCCATGTTCCTCGGCTATGTCCTGTTCGGCTGGGGCCTCAGCCGCGTGTCTGCGAGCACTGCGACAACGGTGTCGCTCGCCGAACCGGTCGTTGCCGCCGTGCTCGCCGTCCTCGTGGTGGGGGAGAGGCTTCCACCCGCGGGATGGGCCGGGATGGCGCTCATCGTCGCGTGCCTCGCCGTCCTGACGGTGCCGATGCCCTCCTGGATGAGGCCGCGAGGTCGTGCGCCCCGGGACGCGGCCACCACCGGGACCGCCGACGCCGCCGTTGCCGTTGTCGCCCCCGAAGGCTAG
- a CDS encoding YczE/YyaS/YitT family protein — protein sequence MKSFLVSRRLSVRLVRLYAGLFLYGLAIAMLLRSGLGASPWDVLSQGVARVSGLSFGTTTVVVSVVVLLFWIPIRQRPGWGTLSNTLLIGVFADLGLAWTPAAHDLAWQATALGGGLALLAVASALYIGAGLGPGPRDGLMTGLVARTGQAVWVVRSAIELTVVLVGWLLGGTVGIGTAVFAFGIGPLIQVAMRVLRVELAVDTGSAPALSRPAAGVSEQAGISVVGER from the coding sequence ATGAAGTCCTTCCTCGTCAGCCGCCGCCTATCCGTCCGGCTCGTCCGTCTCTACGCCGGCCTGTTCCTCTACGGCCTGGCGATCGCGATGCTGCTGCGCTCGGGCCTCGGAGCGTCCCCCTGGGATGTGCTCTCCCAGGGTGTGGCCCGGGTGAGCGGGCTGAGCTTCGGCACCACGACGGTGGTGGTCAGCGTCGTCGTGCTCCTCTTCTGGATCCCGATCCGTCAGCGACCCGGTTGGGGCACCCTCTCGAACACGCTGCTGATCGGCGTCTTCGCGGATCTGGGGCTCGCGTGGACCCCCGCGGCCCATGACCTCGCATGGCAGGCCACCGCACTAGGCGGCGGGCTCGCGCTCCTCGCGGTGGCGTCCGCCCTGTACATCGGGGCAGGACTCGGCCCGGGTCCGAGGGATGGGCTCATGACGGGCCTCGTCGCCCGCACAGGCCAGGCCGTCTGGGTGGTGCGATCGGCAATCGAGCTCACGGTGGTGCTCGTCGGCTGGCTGCTCGGCGGCACGGTGGGGATCGGCACTGCCGTCTTCGCGTTCGGGATCGGCCCGCTCATCCAAGTCGCCATGCGGGTGCTGCGCGTCGAGCTCGCCGTCGACACCGGCTCAGCCCCGGCGCTGTCCCGCCCTGCAGCGGGCGTTTCCGAGCAGGCGGGGATCAGCGTCGTCGGAGAACGCTGA
- a CDS encoding LCP family protein, giving the protein MAGPAGDGGARRRRVRSRVLLAAVVLVVVVGAVVATFLLMSPRATPPAGSPSPTPTASASETVSSSPSATLPPLASGAMNILVLGSDIRGNARDAVARQEAGGGVVDQRSDMIMLIHVPADRSRVFGISIMRDTWVTIAGHGQAKVNAALALGGPRLAADTVAAMLSTRIDHYAMLDFDGFKAITDALGGVDVNVPLAFTATFDTHHAFAQGLNHLDGQAALEFVRERYAFADGDYQRVRDQQAFVRSLVAQLLTTGRVRGPAEAMGAVALASPYVITDPGLDATGIAALGYGLRGIDPAADVFFTLPTAGTGTSADGQSIVVPDDAGIAEVAAALARDDLGGYAAAHGLG; this is encoded by the coding sequence ATGGCCGGTCCAGCGGGGGATGGCGGCGCACGACGGCGCAGGGTCCGCTCGCGCGTGCTGCTCGCCGCCGTCGTTCTCGTGGTGGTGGTCGGGGCCGTAGTGGCAACCTTCCTGCTCATGTCACCGCGGGCCACGCCGCCCGCGGGAAGCCCGAGTCCCACGCCAACCGCGTCGGCCAGCGAGACGGTTTCCTCCAGCCCGTCGGCGACACTTCCCCCACTGGCGTCCGGGGCCATGAACATCCTCGTCCTGGGCAGTGACATCCGAGGGAACGCCCGCGATGCCGTGGCCCGCCAGGAAGCCGGTGGCGGGGTCGTCGACCAGCGCTCGGACATGATCATGCTGATCCACGTCCCCGCCGACCGCTCCCGGGTCTTCGGCATCTCGATCATGCGCGACACATGGGTCACGATCGCCGGGCACGGCCAGGCGAAGGTCAATGCCGCACTGGCTCTGGGCGGCCCGAGGCTCGCAGCGGACACGGTCGCTGCAATGCTTTCGACCCGGATCGACCATTACGCGATGCTCGACTTCGACGGGTTCAAGGCCATCACCGACGCGCTCGGCGGCGTCGACGTCAACGTCCCGCTCGCGTTCACGGCCACGTTCGACACGCACCACGCCTTCGCCCAGGGCTTGAATCATCTGGATGGGCAGGCCGCGCTCGAATTCGTACGCGAGCGCTACGCCTTCGCCGACGGCGACTACCAGCGTGTGCGCGACCAGCAGGCGTTCGTCCGTTCCCTCGTGGCACAGCTGCTGACCACCGGCCGGGTGCGCGGACCGGCCGAGGCGATGGGCGCCGTCGCCCTCGCTTCGCCGTACGTGATCACGGATCCAGGCCTCGATGCCACCGGGATCGCGGCACTCGGCTACGGCCTGCGCGGGATCGATCCGGCAGCGGACGTCTTCTTCACGCTGCCGACGGCGGGCACCGGCACCTCTGCGGACGGGCAGTCGATTGTAGTGCCGGACGACGCGGGGATCGCCGAGGTCGCAGCGGCGTTGGCCCGAGACGACCTCGGCGGGTACGCGGCAGCCCACGGGCTCGGATAG
- a CDS encoding PHP domain-containing protein, which yields MDPAEALREIAFWLEREQAEGYRVRAFRTAAGIVAGMAPDDVAARARDGRLKRVKGIGDRTFAVVRETVDGVVPEYLRELRARAEAPLADGGGELHALLKGDLHAHSDWSDGGAPLDEMAQAARWLGRDYQALTDHSPSLTIAHGLDAERLALQLDAVAEANEALGDGFRLLTGIEVDILEDGSLDQTREMLGRLDVVVASVHSKLRAESGPMTRRMLSAVDDPHTDVLGHCTGRLVQGSRGTRPESQFDAAQVFAACAEAGVAVEINSRPERQDPPDRLIQIALDAGCLFSIDSDAHAPGQLDFLRYGAARAEANGVPAERIVTTWPLERLLDWTRRHR from the coding sequence ATGGACCCGGCCGAGGCGCTCCGCGAGATCGCGTTCTGGCTCGAGCGCGAGCAAGCGGAGGGGTACCGTGTGCGAGCCTTCCGCACCGCCGCCGGGATCGTGGCGGGGATGGCGCCCGACGACGTCGCGGCACGCGCCCGCGACGGCCGTCTCAAGCGGGTCAAGGGAATCGGCGACCGCACCTTCGCTGTGGTGCGCGAGACGGTCGACGGCGTGGTGCCCGAGTACCTGCGCGAGCTGCGGGCCCGTGCCGAAGCGCCGCTCGCCGACGGAGGCGGGGAGCTCCATGCGCTCTTGAAGGGTGACCTGCACGCGCACAGCGACTGGTCCGACGGCGGCGCACCGCTGGACGAGATGGCCCAGGCCGCGCGATGGCTGGGTCGCGACTACCAGGCCCTGACCGACCATTCGCCGAGCCTCACGATCGCGCACGGGCTCGACGCCGAGCGGCTCGCACTCCAGCTCGACGCCGTAGCCGAGGCGAACGAGGCGCTCGGTGACGGCTTCAGGCTGCTGACGGGCATCGAGGTCGACATCCTCGAAGACGGGAGCCTGGACCAGACGCGCGAGATGCTCGGGCGGCTCGACGTCGTGGTTGCCAGCGTCCACTCGAAGCTGCGGGCGGAGTCGGGACCGATGACGCGGCGCATGCTCTCCGCCGTCGACGACCCGCACACGGACGTGCTCGGTCACTGCACCGGTCGCCTCGTGCAGGGTTCACGGGGCACGCGGCCCGAATCACAGTTCGACGCAGCACAGGTCTTCGCGGCCTGCGCTGAGGCGGGAGTCGCGGTGGAGATCAACTCCCGGCCTGAGCGGCAAGACCCGCCCGACCGGCTCATCCAGATCGCGCTCGACGCCGGCTGTCTCTTCAGCATCGACAGCGACGCCCACGCGCCGGGCCAGCTCGACTTCCTCCGCTACGGCGCCGCACGGGCCGAGGCGAATGGCGTGCCTGCCGAGCGGATCGTCACGACGTGGCCGCTGGAGCGGCTGCTCGACTGGACGAGGCGTCACCGCTAG
- a CDS encoding YeiH family protein codes for MASVRPVTPPETRGTSRAGRVLPGLAVAVVGAGAAVAAGTAVPGLSPLLVAIVLGIAARNLGLLPASLGAGLAVAGRVPLRLGIVVLGLQLSLRDLADLGWGIPALAVLVVVTGIAVTLLLGRLLQVPRRQALLVACGFSICGAAAVAGVESVVEADEEETVTAVALVVLFGTLMIPTVPLLAGLLGLDVRTGAVWAGASVHEVAQVVATGGLLGGGALAIAVTVKLARVLMLAPVAAALSWQMRKKGTESGERPPLVPIFVLGFIALVVVRTLVPVPPAVLGATSGLQTFLLTTAMLGLGAGVRIRSIVARGGRTFALAAGSTLAVAAVGLAGALVVA; via the coding sequence ATGGCATCCGTACGTCCCGTGACCCCTCCCGAAACGCGCGGGACGTCCCGCGCCGGCCGAGTCCTGCCGGGCCTCGCAGTCGCCGTAGTGGGGGCCGGCGCCGCCGTTGCCGCAGGCACAGCCGTCCCTGGGCTGAGCCCGCTGCTCGTCGCGATCGTCCTCGGCATCGCAGCGCGCAATCTGGGGCTCCTGCCGGCGAGCCTCGGCGCAGGCCTCGCCGTCGCGGGACGGGTCCCGCTCCGACTCGGCATCGTGGTGCTCGGCCTGCAGCTCTCGCTGCGGGACCTCGCGGATCTCGGGTGGGGAATCCCGGCGCTCGCTGTCCTTGTGGTGGTAACGGGCATCGCCGTGACGCTGCTGCTCGGACGGCTCCTGCAGGTGCCGCGCCGCCAGGCGCTGCTCGTGGCCTGCGGCTTCTCGATCTGCGGGGCGGCGGCCGTTGCCGGCGTCGAATCGGTCGTCGAGGCCGATGAGGAGGAGACGGTCACCGCCGTCGCCCTTGTGGTCCTCTTCGGAACGCTCATGATCCCCACCGTCCCCCTCCTCGCAGGGCTCCTCGGGCTCGACGTCCGCACCGGGGCGGTGTGGGCCGGCGCGAGCGTGCACGAGGTTGCCCAGGTCGTCGCCACAGGTGGGCTCCTCGGCGGAGGAGCGCTGGCCATCGCGGTGACCGTCAAGCTCGCGCGGGTGCTCATGCTCGCGCCCGTCGCCGCCGCCCTGTCGTGGCAGATGCGGAAGAAAGGCACGGAAAGCGGCGAGCGGCCACCCCTCGTGCCGATCTTCGTGCTCGGGTTCATCGCGCTCGTGGTTGTCCGCACCCTTGTTCCTGTGCCCCCCGCGGTGCTCGGAGCGACCTCGGGCCTGCAGACCTTCCTGCTCACGACGGCGATGCTCGGGCTGGGAGCGGGCGTGCGGATCCGTTCAATCGTTGCCCGGGGCGGACGGACGTTCGCGCTCGCCGCCGGCTCAACCCTCGCGGTGGCTGCGGTGGGTCTCGCCGGAGCGCTCGTGGTGGCCTGA
- a CDS encoding LysR family transcriptional regulator, which yields MTVRDWDLRHYRFLAALAAEGSIGGAARTTGMAQPNASRLLDQMERSAGFPLARRTPRGTMLTDRGRVVAGLAAEVAEAAESVARSVQALEGGRGALHLCASLTVAEHLMPGWLATAQQRLAGVTTTLDVGNSDEVFDRLRTGAADLGFVEGPTVQTGFRYLEVGRDELVVVVRPDHAWAHDGGVSPQAVARAGLVVREPGSGTRQTADLALAPFGAGDRFEVGSNAALAASVAAGLGPGVVSRLAVQMAIRAGRLVEVPTPGLRLGRVLRAVWRAGSPLEPAAQEFLGIAVAVP from the coding sequence ATGACCGTACGTGACTGGGACCTTCGGCATTACCGCTTCCTTGCTGCCCTCGCGGCCGAGGGGAGCATTGGCGGGGCGGCCCGGACCACGGGTATGGCCCAGCCGAACGCGTCGCGGCTGCTCGACCAGATGGAGCGATCCGCAGGATTCCCCCTCGCACGGCGCACGCCGAGGGGCACCATGCTCACGGACCGCGGTCGGGTTGTAGCGGGACTCGCGGCCGAGGTGGCCGAGGCCGCGGAGAGCGTGGCCCGCTCGGTGCAGGCCCTCGAGGGAGGGCGCGGGGCGCTCCACCTCTGCGCCTCCCTCACGGTCGCTGAGCACCTCATGCCCGGGTGGCTCGCCACCGCGCAGCAGCGCCTTGCCGGCGTCACCACGACCCTCGACGTCGGCAACTCCGACGAGGTCTTCGACCGCCTGCGCACGGGCGCCGCGGACCTGGGCTTCGTCGAGGGCCCCACCGTCCAGACGGGCTTCCGGTACCTCGAGGTGGGGCGTGACGAGCTCGTCGTCGTCGTGCGCCCCGACCACGCCTGGGCGCACGACGGCGGGGTCTCGCCACAGGCGGTCGCCAGGGCCGGGCTCGTGGTGCGGGAGCCGGGTTCCGGCACGCGGCAGACCGCCGACCTCGCCCTCGCGCCTTTCGGCGCCGGCGACCGGTTCGAGGTGGGCAGCAATGCGGCCCTCGCGGCCAGCGTCGCCGCCGGGCTCGGCCCCGGCGTCGTGAGCCGCCTCGCAGTCCAGATGGCCATCCGCGCCGGCCGCCTCGTCGAGGTGCCGACTCCGGGCCTTCGGCTCGGACGCGTGCTGCGTGCGGTGTGGCGCGCGGGGAGCCCCCTCGAGCCTGCCGCGCAGGAGTTCCTCGGCATCGCGGTGGCCGTACCCTAA
- a CDS encoding peptide deformylase, with translation MSSASSSSVSAAAPASDWSAARIAEAAAEIVAGEQLPAIVQAGHPVLRTRAVAFDGQLDAELLDALLTIMRRTMHEAPGVGLAAPQIGLPLRLAVLEDTWAADEEIAHTRSREPLPFVAMVNPAYIPVGDGRAEFFEGCLSVRGYTAVVRRPDRVEARWSAPDGAARAAEFRGWQARIVQHETDHLGGTLYLDKAEARSLCANEEYSARWAQSTPEHAARALGF, from the coding sequence ATGAGTTCCGCATCCTCATCGTCCGTATCCGCGGCGGCACCCGCGAGCGACTGGTCTGCCGCGCGCATCGCCGAAGCCGCCGCCGAGATCGTTGCCGGGGAGCAGTTGCCCGCGATCGTCCAGGCCGGACACCCCGTCCTGCGGACCCGTGCCGTGGCGTTCGATGGCCAGCTCGACGCCGAACTGCTGGATGCGCTCCTGACCATCATGCGCCGCACGATGCACGAGGCACCGGGCGTCGGCCTCGCAGCGCCCCAGATCGGCCTGCCGCTGCGGCTCGCGGTACTCGAAGACACATGGGCCGCAGACGAGGAGATCGCGCACACCCGCAGCCGGGAGCCGCTGCCGTTCGTCGCGATGGTCAACCCGGCCTACATCCCAGTCGGAGACGGGCGAGCAGAGTTCTTCGAGGGCTGCCTCTCGGTGCGCGGCTACACCGCCGTGGTGCGCAGGCCCGACCGGGTGGAGGCACGCTGGTCCGCCCCGGACGGAGCGGCCAGGGCCGCGGAGTTCCGCGGCTGGCAGGCCCGGATTGTCCAGCACGAGACCGACCATCTCGGCGGAACCCTGTACCTCGACAAGGCCGAGGCGCGCTCCCTGTGCGCGAACGAGGAGTACTCGGCCCGGTGGGCCCAGTCCACACCCGAACATGCCGCCCGCGCCCTGGGCTTCTGA
- a CDS encoding arylsulfotransferase family protein produces MIKVSRRHFIQGAGLAVVGAVAGAGVARSSIFPLPPSAAAASTPTPSASASASAGTTGIADRTFTSTKLTAPHVSVWTDASTAAGLLFTGPMGHGTNGLIMDNTGAPVWMEPTGAGVTDLRVQTYRGQPVLTYWSGKGIGGHGEGIGVIKDTAYRTVAQLSAGAGLKADLHEFTLTQAGTALMTSYPTVKADLSSVGGPASGYMYDCHVQEVDIPTGALLFDWTASAHIPLSESFVKPSDDAAANGTTSDKAFDPFHINSVDRRPDGYLVSARHTHTAYLVGQGGDIVWRLGGSRSDFTIPADAAFAWQHDVRQRSGGVVSMFDNHYKDGTTGTSRGLLLNVDEAARTVTLKLALERGGHRGNAMGNVQFLDNGHYVVGWGSDPAATEFAADGTAVSEATGIGGGCYRAYRHAWSATPTTPPDVAVVQGNGSTMQAFASWNGATEVASWRFLAGNDAEALAEAAVVKKRGFETTAAVAAAGHVAVQALDAKGNVLATSAVIAA; encoded by the coding sequence ATGATCAAGGTCAGCCGTCGCCACTTCATCCAGGGTGCTGGACTCGCCGTCGTCGGCGCCGTCGCCGGGGCAGGAGTTGCACGTTCGAGCATCTTCCCGCTGCCGCCGAGCGCGGCCGCTGCTTCGACCCCCACGCCGTCGGCGTCCGCGTCCGCGTCGGCAGGCACTACCGGGATTGCAGATCGGACGTTCACGAGCACCAAGCTCACCGCGCCGCACGTGAGTGTCTGGACCGACGCCTCCACCGCAGCAGGCCTCCTGTTCACGGGGCCCATGGGGCACGGGACCAACGGCCTCATCATGGATAACACGGGCGCCCCTGTGTGGATGGAGCCGACGGGCGCGGGAGTCACCGACCTCCGCGTGCAGACCTATCGGGGACAGCCCGTCCTGACCTACTGGAGCGGCAAGGGGATCGGCGGCCATGGAGAAGGCATTGGCGTCATTAAGGACACCGCGTACAGGACCGTCGCCCAGCTCTCCGCGGGCGCCGGCCTCAAGGCCGACCTCCACGAGTTCACCCTCACTCAGGCCGGCACCGCACTCATGACCTCGTATCCCACGGTCAAGGCGGACCTGTCCTCGGTGGGCGGCCCCGCCTCGGGCTACATGTACGACTGCCACGTCCAAGAGGTAGACATCCCCACGGGTGCGCTCCTGTTCGACTGGACCGCGTCGGCCCACATCCCCCTCTCGGAATCGTTCGTCAAGCCCTCGGACGACGCCGCCGCGAACGGCACGACCTCAGACAAGGCGTTCGATCCCTTCCACATCAACTCCGTGGACCGCCGACCCGACGGTTACCTCGTCTCGGCGCGCCACACCCACACCGCCTATCTCGTCGGGCAGGGCGGGGACATCGTGTGGCGGCTTGGGGGGTCCAGGAGCGACTTCACGATTCCAGCGGACGCGGCATTCGCCTGGCAGCATGACGTGCGCCAGCGGTCCGGCGGGGTCGTCAGCATGTTCGACAACCACTACAAGGACGGCACCACGGGAACCTCCCGCGGGCTCCTCCTTAACGTCGACGAGGCCGCCCGGACGGTCACCCTCAAGCTGGCCCTCGAGCGGGGCGGCCACCGCGGGAACGCCATGGGCAATGTCCAGTTCCTCGACAACGGCCACTACGTGGTCGGATGGGGATCCGATCCGGCCGCGACCGAGTTCGCCGCGGACGGGACCGCGGTCTCCGAAGCCACCGGGATCGGCGGCGGCTGCTACCGCGCCTACCGGCATGCCTGGAGCGCAACGCCGACGACTCCGCCGGACGTCGCCGTCGTGCAGGGCAACGGTTCGACCATGCAGGCCTTTGCGAGCTGGAACGGCGCCACCGAAGTGGCGAGCTGGAGATTCCTCGCGGGCAACGACGCCGAGGCGCTCGCCGAGGCGGCCGTCGTCAAGAAGCGCGGTTTCGAGACCACCGCGGCCGTCGCAGCGGCCGGCCACGTGGCCGTCCAGGCGCTCGACGCGAAAGGCAACGTCCTCGCGACGTCCGCCGTCATCGCAGCGTAG